A window of Melospiza melodia melodia isolate bMelMel2 chromosome Z, bMelMel2.pri, whole genome shotgun sequence contains these coding sequences:
- the TRPM6 gene encoding transient receptor potential cation channel subfamily M member 6 isoform X5: MDKQDSTGLKPPKSWIEEVFSKRECSHIIPSSKESHRCPTGCQVCQNLIRCCCGRLIGEHPGTECSWPVYQAGSQSDGGEWSVQKHTKMSPTDAFGTINFQDGDRTYHAKYIRLSYDSSLDQLLHLMVKEWQMELPKLVISVHGGIQNFKLPSKVKQVFSKGLVKAAESTGAWIITEGINSGVSRHVGDALKGRASPHLRKICAIGIPPWGIIENQRDLIGKDVVCLYQTLGNPLSKLSTLNSMHSHFLMADDGTVGKYGNEMMLRRNLEKYMSLQKIHTRMGQGVPMVGLVLEGGPSVILMVWEYVRASPAVPVVVYEGTGRAADILAFAHKHTGDTG; encoded by the exons CCCCCCAAATCTTGGATCGAAGAAGTCTTCAGTAAAAGAGAATGTTCCCACATTATTCCCAGCTCAAAAGAATCACACAG ATGTCCTACAGGATGCCAGGTGTGCCAGAATTTAATCAG gtgctgctgtggccggCTGATTGGAGAGCACCCCGGAACAGAATGCAGCTGGCCTGTTTATCAGGCAGGCTCGCAGAGCGATGGTGGAGAATGGTCTGTGCAAAAACACACAAAGATGAGTCCGACAGACGCGTTTGGTACAATCAATTTTCAAGATGGAGACCGCACATACCATGCCAAG taTATTAGACTTTCTTATGACAGCAGTTTGGATCAGCTGTTGCACCTGATGGTTAAAGAATGGCAGATGGAATTGCCAAAGCTAGTGATCTCTGTTCATGGAGGCATTCAAAATTTCAAGCTTCCCTCAAAGGTCAAGCAGGTTTTCAGCAAAGGGCTAGTGAAAGCAGCTGAGTCTACAGGAGCATGGATAATTACAGAAGGCATCAACAGCG GAGTGTCCAGGCACGTGGGGGATGCACTCAAAGGCCGTGCCTCACCACACCTGAGGAAGATCTGTGCTATTGGGATTCCTCCATGGGGTATCATTGAGAATCAGAGGGATCTCATTGGAAAAGAT GTAGTTTGCCTGTACCAGACTCTTGGTAACCCACTCAGCAAGCTGAGTACCCTCAACAGCATGCATTCTCATTTTCTAATGGCAGATGATGGGACAGTAGGCAAGTATGGGAATGAAATGATGCTCAGGAGGAATTTGGAGAAGTACATGTCACTTCAAAAAATACACACAA GAATGGGCCAAGGTGTTCCCATGGTCGGGCTGGTGCTGGAAGGAGGCCCCAGTGTGATCCTGATGGTGTGGGAGTACGTGAgggccagcccagctgtgccggTGGTGGTCTACGAGggcactggcagagctgcagaTATCCTGGCCTTTGCCCACAAGCACACGGGGGACACGGGGTGA